One region of Cinclus cinclus chromosome 25, bCinCin1.1, whole genome shotgun sequence genomic DNA includes:
- the TEX12 gene encoding testis-expressed protein 12, translated as MASSSQKADKDRNKSKKMESEASENPPLSDQTDLAPEDSLSFSKTEPLEKVLNETSKEIINLLSKYANIISTRAALDSSYVRELEEILREARAIENHLKQKREMLKQRFTFIANTLQS; from the exons ATGGCGAGCAGCTCGCAAAAAGCGGATAAGgatagaaataaaagcaaaaagatgGAG AGTGAAGCTTCAGAAAATCCTCCGTTGTCTGACCAAACAGATTTGGCTCCTGAGGACTCGCTGTCCTTTTCCAAGACTGAACCACTGGAAAAGGTTTTAAATG AGACGAGCAAAGAAATTATTAACTTGTTATCAAAATATGCCAACATTATAAG TACAAGAGCAGCGTTGGATTCTTCTTATGTCCGGGAACTTGAGGAGATCTTGAGAGAAGCCAGGGCCATAGAAAACCACTTAAAGCAGAAAAGGGAGATGCTGAAACAGAGATTCACTTTCATTGCCAACACTCTGCAAAGCTAA